In Sphingobacterium sp. SYP-B4668, the sequence TGATATTAACGAGGGACTTGAATCTACGATGGTTATCTTAAACAGTTTGATGCAAAATGGTATTGAGGTTCAGAAGGACTTTGGTGATTTACCAAAAGTAGAATGTTACGCTGGAAAGCTTAATCAGGTATTTTTGAATATGTTGACAAATGCTATTTATGCCATCAACAAAAAATTTGAGTCTAAGGTCGGTGGAAAGTTGATGATTCATACGGGAATACTTGATAACAATACCTCGATTTATGTCAAAATAGTCGATAACGGCATAGGTATTCCTGATGATATTCGGGAGAGAATTTTCGACCCTTTTTTCACAACCAAGGATGTTGGAGAGGGTACAGGTTTGGGCATGTCTATTGCTTATAATACAATTGCTAAACATCAGGGAAAAATCTTGGTAGATTCCACTCTGGGCGAAGGAACGACTTTTACGTTGATTATTCCGGTTCAGCAAAATATTTAAGAAAAAGTAGCGCTGAAACGTTGTAAATATCATTAACTTCGTTTTATGCGCTTGTCGGGTGAATATCTATTTATTATGAGATTATGCAGGAAGAACTAGAAATACTATATATCGATGACGAGATAAACAATCTAGTTGGCTTTAAAGCTAATTTTAGGTATCGCTATGTGGTGCACACAGCATCCAATACTGCTGATGCGCAAGAAATCTTGCTTAAGAACCCTAATATACGTATCATTTTCTGTGATCAACGGATGCCTAATGAGGTTGGTGTGGATTTTTTGAATCGTATAAAAAAGGATTTCCCAAGACCTATTCGAATTTTATTGACGGCTTATGCAGATATGAACACCGTAGTAGATGCCGTAAACAAGGGACATATCTTTAGATTCGTTCGTAAACCTTGGATGGAAGAAGAGATTATCTCATCTATTGAAGAAGCGAATAAATTCTACATTGCCAACTCACTCTTGGATATTCGAAATGAGGAGCTGCAAAAGGCCTACGATGAGTTGGATAAATTTGCCTATAGCGTGAGTCATGATCTTAGGGATCCACTTACGGGTGTGTTGTCAGCAGTTAAGCTTGCATTGACCTTTGATCAAATAGAACATATTCATAAGTTATTGACCCTTATGGAAGACTCACTGACTCGGTTAGATGATTATATCGATAGCTTGCGTGACTATTATTTGTTGAGAAGGGGAGAGCTCCAATTGTCCGAAATTGATTTTCGCGAACTTTTTGATAATATTAAGCAGTTTTACAAGATGTATACGCAGAATAGTGCTGTTACGTTTGAAATTAATGTTCATCAGATGGAAGGCTTCAAAAATGATAAGGCCGTGCTTGAGCTCATTCTACACAACCTGTTGTCCAATTCTTTTAAGTACCAACGTGCTGAATCGGATAAAAAATCGGTCACATTGTCGGTCTCTGTAGCCAACGGTCAGGCAACGATTATTGTTAGTGACACTGGGATAGGAATTTCATCCGAACATATCAGTGATATCTTTAAGCTATTTTTTAGAGGGAGTGATCAAGCCAAGGGCATGGGCTTTGGGCTATACAATGTGCATAGTGCATTGTTAAAACTCCAAGGGACGATTGACGTGAAATCGGAACTAGGGGTAGGAACGACATTTGTCGTTGTCATTCCTACGAAATAGGTGATGTGGCTAATTA encodes:
- a CDS encoding hybrid sensor histidine kinase/response regulator; its protein translation is MQEELEILYIDDEINNLVGFKANFRYRYVVHTASNTADAQEILLKNPNIRIIFCDQRMPNEVGVDFLNRIKKDFPRPIRILLTAYADMNTVVDAVNKGHIFRFVRKPWMEEEIISSIEEANKFYIANSLLDIRNEELQKAYDELDKFAYSVSHDLRDPLTGVLSAVKLALTFDQIEHIHKLLTLMEDSLTRLDDYIDSLRDYYLLRRGELQLSEIDFRELFDNIKQFYKMYTQNSAVTFEINVHQMEGFKNDKAVLELILHNLLSNSFKYQRAESDKKSVTLSVSVANGQATIIVSDTGIGISSEHISDIFKLFFRGSDQAKGMGFGLYNVHSALLKLQGTIDVKSELGVGTTFVVVIPTK